From the genome of Syntrophus gentianae, one region includes:
- a CDS encoding helix-turn-helix transcriptional regulator, translating into MKEMVTDRFISVQAVADMLSCTEHHVYDLIRDGRLQAIKIGQRALRISWNSLQDFIATAHVDPEDYLAP; encoded by the coding sequence ATGAAGGAAATGGTGACGGACCGGTTCATCTCCGTCCAGGCTGTGGCGGATATGCTCTCCTGCACGGAACATCACGTTTATGATCTGATACGAGATGGTCGCCTCCAAGCCATCAAGATCGGTCAGCGGGCACTTCGCATATCCTGGAATTCCCTCCAGGATTTCATCGCAACTGCTCATGTTGATCCCGAAGATTACCTTGCACCGTAG